A segment of the Nitrospirota bacterium genome:
TTCCGGTCTTGGTCAGGACGTACCGCTCTACCCAGGTCCTTGTCACATTCGCGTCATAGGGGATCTCGTTCTCCAGCTTGCAGGCCTTGACGCACATGCCGCAGCCCACGCACTTGTAGGTGTCGACGAGGAACGCCCACCGCACGGCCGCCTTGTCCGCGGCCACCTCGGCGAACAGCTTTTTCGGATCGATGATCTCAAGCGCCGCAAGGGGGATCGACATCCCGGCTATGCCCAGCGCGGCATTTTTCAGGAACTTTCTTCGCGATATCATCTCAGGCCCTCCATCGGATTGTGAGGATTATGGCAGGTGGAGCATTCGATGTCGGGATTGTGCTTGTCGGGATCGATGCCCCGGATCTTCGACCGGAAGCTCGTCGGGTACGGCAGCGGGAAATGGCAGCGCAGGCACTGCGCCCGGCTCTTGTCGATGGGCAGCTTTGGCAGCTTCTCGTCATAGTGCACGATCCCCTCGGGCGTCCCCGCCGGACCGTGACAGTCCTCGCAGGGGATGATGTGATGCGGCGTCTTGTTGATGCTGTCGTACTTGTCGGTGTGGCAGTCCTTGCAGTACTCCTTGCCCATGTATTTGACCTTGAACTTTTTCCAGTCCTCCTCGTTTCCCCTGCGGTGCCACCCGTACATGTAGCCCCGATCGCCGATCCCGAAGTCCCTGGGAACGATGAACATGCGCGCGATCAGGATCAGCGCCACCATCCCCAGAACCACGAATAGCGGCCTTAGAACATGGTTCTTCATGCGTACTCCCCTCCCTTATGACGTATGACTCATGCAGTGTTCCGACACCGGATGCGCACTACGGCTGGTCGTTTTTAAGCGTGTTTTTCATCGTGACCGCGCCCTCCCATATGATCGCGAGGAAGCAGAGCGACAGTCCGGCCACAAGGCCGAACACGTCAAGCAGCTGCCATTTGATCACGATGAACAAGATGATAAAAATAACGGATAGTTTGAGGATGCTGATGATGGCCGCCGCGAGGTTCGAGGCCCCGGCCCTCGCCCCCTGCCTCAGGTATACCCTCTGCACCGCAAGGGCAAGCCACCGGAAATTCAGCAGGCCGAGCACGCCGCCGGCCAGAACGCTCAGGGGAAGGAACCACCACCGGTCGCCGCGCAGGACGGCGAACAGGAGGACACCTGCCGCTGCAGCCGAAACGATCATCCCCGCCTTCTTCCCCACGCCCCTGAGGACCGCCGCCACCGCCTGCGTTCGTACATCAACCGGATCGCTCATGTATCTTCCTTATCGGATCGGTCCAGTTCTTCCTGGCTTTTCCGTGCAGCCACAAAGAGGTTCCGAAATCCTGCGAAGATGCCGAAAAGCAGGAACACTACCGTGAGCCATGGCGAGGTGCCCAGTTTCCGGTCAAGCCAGCGCCCGACGAACAGGCCGATCACCGTGGCGAACACCATGGTCAGGCCGACGGTGCTCAGGACGCCGACCATGCGCAGGAGCTTTCTGTCCTTTTCTTCCAGCGGATCCCCCTCCAGCAGGAGCCGGAGGCTCCCGCTCATAATGCGTCCTCCCCCTTGCACCCAGCGGTTTACGAGCTTGTGGCCAGTGCTTACGAGTGCATTGCGCGAATACAGGCCATGCCAGACGCGAGTGCAGGGCGAGGGTTACGACGCATGCCACGCACGGCGCAGCCGGGGGATGTCAAGTCGCGGGATGGCTGGGAAACTGTGGTTCACGCGTCTCCGCGGAAGACCGGGATGCGCACGGCCGCATTCACGCTTCGCGCATCTCCTACAAGCCCTTCAGGCTCTTCCGCGCAGCCTCGATCGTCCTCGTGATGTCCGCTCGCGTGTGCGCCAGGGACAGGAAGGCCGCCTCGAACTGGGAGGGAGCCAGGTTGACCCCGTTCTTGAGCATGGACAGGAAGAACTTGCCGAACCGGGACGTATCCGATGTCTTGGCGCTCGCGAAGTCCTTCACGCTCTGATCCGTGAAGAACCCCGTGAACATGGATCCGACCCGGTTGAACGTGACCGGCACGCCTGCTTCCGCGGCAGCGGCGCGCAGCCCCTGTTCCAGTTCCCCCGAAACCCTATCAAGGGTCTTATAGACACCGGGCCTTCCGAGCAGCTTGAGCGTTTCGATGCCCGCGGTCATGGCGAGCGGATTTCCCGACAGGGTGCCTGCCTGGTAGATCGGACCTATCGGAGCAACCTTCTCCATGATCTCGCGCCGCCCGCCGAACGCCCCGACCGGAAGACCGCCGCCGATCACCTTGCCGAGACAGGTCATGTCCGGTTTGATCTTATAGAGCTGCTGGGCGCCGCCGAAGGCAACGCGGAAGCCGGTCATCACCTCGTCGAAAATAAGAACGATGCCGTATTGGTCGCACACCTGTCTCAGACCATCGAGAAATCCCGGTTCCGGGGGTACGCACCCCATGTTCCCCGCGACCGGCTCGACGATGATGCAGGCGATCCGTTCGCCCTCCCGGGCTGCGATGTCCTTTACTGCCGCGAGATCATTATAGGGGACCGTCAGCGTGAGCTTTGCCAGCTCTGTCGGCACGCCGGGGCTGTCGGGCAGCCCGAACGTGGCGACGCCGCTCCCCGCCTTTACGAGCAGGCTGTTTCCGTGACCGTGGTAGCCGCCCTCGAACTTGATGATCTTGTCCCGGCCCGTATGTCCCCGGGCAACCCTGATCGCGCTCATCGTCGCTTCCGTGCCCGAGCTCACCATGCGGACCAGCTCGATGGAAGGCACTGCCTTCTTCACCATCCTGGCCAGCGTGATCTCGAGTTCCGTGGGAGCGCCGAAGCTTGTCCCGTCTGCGATCGCCTTTTTGAGGGCCGCGGTCACCTTGGGGTGCGCGTGGCCCAGGATCATCGGCCCCCAGGAAAGCACATAGTCGATGTAGGTCTTCCCGTCGGCATCAATGATCTTCGAGCCCTTCGCTTTTTTAATGAAGAGCGGCTCGCCTCCCACCGAACGGAACGCCCGCACCGGGCTGTTCACGCCGCCCGGGATGTGCTTTTTTGCCTCTTCGAACAACCTCTTTGACCGTGCTCCCGACATGCATGCTCCTTCCCTTGCATCATCACGATGCCCTGTTCAGCGAACCCACGACCGGACACCATAAAATATGAAAATCCGTCCGGAAAGTCAACGATAAACATCGATTTCCAAGATGAATCAGAGGTAAACATTATCTGACAATCAGAATTTGCACGGGCCCCTCTCCTCGCCGTCTGACGCAATCCGTCCGAGGATGAACTCCGCCACTCCGTCTGCGTCATCGAGATCGAAGCGGGGAAGAGGGGTATCGAACGGCCGGTCGCTCACGAGGGCAAGGAAAGAAGGATCGTCAAGGCAGAGCGGATGATTGCCGGAGACGCCGGAGCGGAACACCTCGATCCGGTTCCCGGCGGTCTGCTTGAAGCCCTCGCTGATGATGATGTCGGCGTCCACTGCCCGCTCGAGTTCTTCGATGCCCGGCTCCTGGTCGATCGTGCTCAGAACCGCCATCTGGCCCGGCCCCACCAGCACGACGTGATCCGCCCCGGCCTGCCGGAACCGCCAGGAGTCCTTGCCCGGCCGGTCGAGATCGAACCCACGCGACGCATGCTTGATGACCGCGACGCTGTAGCCGCGGGCCTTCAGAACGCGCACGACCTTTTCAATAAGCGTTGTCTTGCCGCTGTTCGATGCCGCGGCAACGAAGGAGATTGTTTTCATAAACAACCTGCCACGGATGGCCTGTAGGGGCGGCCCTTGTAGCCGCCCGATCAGGACTTTGTTACAGGCCCAGCAGGGCAACCACGATAG
Coding sequences within it:
- a CDS encoding AtpZ/AtpI family protein, which gives rise to MSGSLRLLLEGDPLEEKDRKLLRMVGVLSTVGLTMVFATVIGLFVGRWLDRKLGTSPWLTVVFLLFGIFAGFRNLFVAARKSQEELDRSDKEDT
- a CDS encoding cytochrome C; protein product: MKNHVLRPLFVVLGMVALILIARMFIVPRDFGIGDRGYMYGWHRRGNEEDWKKFKVKYMGKEYCKDCHTDKYDSINKTPHHIIPCEDCHGPAGTPEGIVHYDEKLPKLPIDKSRAQCLRCHFPLPYPTSFRSKIRGIDPDKHNPDIECSTCHNPHNPMEGLR
- a CDS encoding ATP synthase subunit I; its protein translation is MSDPVDVRTQAVAAVLRGVGKKAGMIVSAAAAGVLLFAVLRGDRWWFLPLSVLAGGVLGLLNFRWLALAVQRVYLRQGARAGASNLAAAIISILKLSVIFIILFIVIKWQLLDVFGLVAGLSLCFLAIIWEGAVTMKNTLKNDQP
- the hemL gene encoding glutamate-1-semialdehyde 2,1-aminomutase; amino-acid sequence: MSGARSKRLFEEAKKHIPGGVNSPVRAFRSVGGEPLFIKKAKGSKIIDADGKTYIDYVLSWGPMILGHAHPKVTAALKKAIADGTSFGAPTELEITLARMVKKAVPSIELVRMVSSGTEATMSAIRVARGHTGRDKIIKFEGGYHGHGNSLLVKAGSGVATFGLPDSPGVPTELAKLTLTVPYNDLAAVKDIAAREGERIACIIVEPVAGNMGCVPPEPGFLDGLRQVCDQYGIVLIFDEVMTGFRVAFGGAQQLYKIKPDMTCLGKVIGGGLPVGAFGGRREIMEKVAPIGPIYQAGTLSGNPLAMTAGIETLKLLGRPGVYKTLDRVSGELEQGLRAAAAEAGVPVTFNRVGSMFTGFFTDQSVKDFASAKTSDTSRFGKFFLSMLKNGVNLAPSQFEAAFLSLAHTRADITRTIEAARKSLKGL
- the mobB gene encoding molybdopterin-guanine dinucleotide biosynthesis protein B yields the protein MKTISFVAAASNSGKTTLIEKVVRVLKARGYSVAVIKHASRGFDLDRPGKDSWRFRQAGADHVVLVGPGQMAVLSTIDQEPGIEELERAVDADIIISEGFKQTAGNRIEVFRSGVSGNHPLCLDDPSFLALVSDRPFDTPLPRFDLDDADGVAEFILGRIASDGEERGPCKF